ATTGAGATGCCCCTCTCTCGCTCCTGGGGCATAAAGTCGGTGGTCGCCCGACCGTCGTCCACCTCCCCGATACGGTGGCTCGCACCTGCGTAGAAGAGCATCCTCTCGGTCACGGTAGTCTTGCCGGCGTCGATATGGGAGATGATGCCAATGTTGCGAACACGAGAGAGGGCTGCGTCGGTTAGCAAGGAACGCCTCCTATCCCGCATCGGAAAATCACGCTAGATGCATAAAAATCAAAAGCGTACATTATCACAGGGCTCGGGGGGTGTCAACGGTTTCTAAAACAAGGTTGTGGGCTAATCTGGATTAACCAAATATGCTACGTCCCTCCGAATCGGCAACAATAACGTACCCCGTTGTGAGGGCCTCCCGTTCCCATTCTGCTCAGCCGGACTAACCCCCATGGCATATTTGATGGCCTGACCGGCAGAAGGGTAATTTCTTTTGTAATATTTACTTTTCCGTAGGTTAGCTGAAGTCAAAGTCTCCTGGGATAATAGATCCTTCCTATTCTCTTCACATTACAAAGGCCTTTCCCTTGCCTGCCTTTATCAAATCATACATTCGGTGTACGATTTAAACATGTGTCGGCACTAATCTCATCTCAACAAATTGACACGTCGTCCCGTCGCTGGTCTATAGTCAAGTCCTTTCTTATCAGATAGTTCCCAGACCATCGGCATGAAAAAGTTCTTGGGAGGGAGGCGACGCTCCACTGTGGCACCAAATTTGCGTATAGACTAGAACGACAATGGCCGATGAAAAATGCAAAGGGCCTAATGTAAGTCCCGCCGGCGGGACGCCGGGAGGTGGGTTTCGCCCTGACTTCCCACCTCCCTGCAATTTATATCTTGACAAAGTTGTCAGTATCGTTTATATTTAGCGGCGAGTTAGGGATAATTGAATTAGTAAAAGTCAGGGAGCCAAAGGGCTCCCTTTTTTTGTGGCTGCGATACATGCTTCGGGGGTAACGGGACGGTCCACGTCACACCAATTGTCTTGTTAAATGTGTGACGACAGACGGGCTAACCGAACCCCTAAAAATGCTGACCAGGAAGGTAAGGTCAGCGATTTAGGAGTCTTTCTAAGCCGAGTTTCCTCTAAAAGTGGGTGACTAGGCTTTTCATTTGGTTTGAGGGTATGAATTACCACACAGAGATCTCATGTCGAGGGGGCGAACGACCGGTCCGCAAGGTTATGCTGCACCGGGTGCACCGCCTAGTTTCGGCAGACGGAGGGGCCGCCGCAGTTGAGATGGCCCTGGTGCTGCCATTTCTGATGGTCATCCTGATGGGCATTATCGAGTTTGGCCGTGTCTTATACAGCCATCAAGTTATTACAAACGCTTCACGGGAGGCCGCTCGGGCCTCGGCTACGGACTTTGAGCCCTACACCGTGGCAGCCAATCGAATTTTAGCCCCTGCGGGCATCCCATTGCCTACGGCATCGTGTGCCACCAGCCCTTCGATAGGCTACTCGAGCATCTGCCAGACGATCGTGATCATTCCTGTGGGCACTACCACCGCTCAGGCCCACCGGGTGACAATATCTTACAACATTGCATACATGACCCCTCTCGGGGCCTTGCTGGAGATGATCGCTGGAAACTCCACCTGGGGAGAGGGGATTACTATAACCTCGACAGCGGTAATGCGTGAATGAAGGTAGCGATAAAAACAAGGCGTAATTTATTGCCCCATGGGGAGTCGTTGCCCGGTCTGCTTGGTGACGAACGTGGGGCTGTTGGCGTCGTGGTGGCGGTGTTCCTCGCTGTTCTCATCGGTTTTGCCGCCCTGGTGA
The sequence above is drawn from the Nitrospinota bacterium genome and encodes:
- a CDS encoding pilus assembly protein; translated protein: MLHRVHRLVSADGGAAAVEMALVLPFLMVILMGIIEFGRVLYSHQVITNASREAARASATDFEPYTVAANRILAPAGIPLPTASCATSPSIGYSSICQTIVIIPVGTTTAQAHRVTISYNIAYMTPLGALLEMIAGNSTWGEGITITSTAVMRE